The Erpetoichthys calabaricus chromosome 16, fErpCal1.3, whole genome shotgun sequence sequence TCTACAGTATGCCGTTCTCCAAAGAAGCAAGACTGGGGGAGAAGGTTAAGGGCTTATGGTGACTAACAAAACATGGGTAATGACCTCTGAAAAGTCACAGCACTGCAGGGAATAGAATGCAATAGCAACTATCATGATGTCAAATAAAGATGGAAGATTTAAAGGTTTGGGTGGAGCCAACAGGATGCATAACTTCACATTTCCATGTAGAGGTCTTTGTTGGGCTACCAGTGGTGTTTTTGAGATAAAAACGGAGGCGTTACACAGACCtgggagacagagagacactggCAGGAAGGGCAGAGTCATCCTGAGAAGTTGTACAGAGGGGTTTGTGGGTGCGTgggtgcgagtgtgtgtgtgtgaggcccacccctctgcttaaatccattggccTAGTTATATGGCTGCCAGCGATCTCATGAAGGATCCCTTGGTTGGATTGGCTCATGTAGTTGGAAAGAAGTGAATGCCAATGATGCTACCTCAGACCTGAAATGTGTGGCTTGAGATGGAGCCATCAGGGTGAGTGTGCAGGCAGAGAAATGATCATTGGTGCTGAGATGGACCGGCACCCTGTCAAGTGGGATCTGAGACTGCCAGGGTAGGCTTCAGCCTGCATGACCCTGAATTAAAGGATGAATGCGCACTTTGGAGATCAGGTTGTCTTGCTTTAGGAAGTGTTGCATTCTCTGCTTCCTCCTCTTGTTAAATATCCGATGTTTTTTgcatcttccacagacgtgggtGACTTTCATAGAAGATCATCTTCTTTGCTGCATCTTCAAACGTTTAGAAGTAAAACGTTGCAATGGGCAACTCCAAGAGTGGTGCCATCTCCAAGGAGATCCTGGAGGACCTGAAGATGTCCACCAAGTACAGCGAGCAGGAATTAACACAGTGGTACGACATGTTTCGGAAGCAGTGTCCAGATGGCCGCATTTCCAGAGCAGAGTTTGAAAAAATCTATGAGAAGTTCTTTCCCAACAGCGATGCCAAGACTTACGCACAGCATGTGTTCCGCTCTTTTGATGCCAATGGAGACGGGACACTGGACTTTAGGGAGTACATAATCGCCCTGCACCTCACTTCCTCTGGGAAGACGGCCCTCAAGCTCGAATGGGCCTTCTCTTTGTTTGACGTCGATCGCAACGGGTACATCAGCAAGAATGAAGTGCTAGAGATTACCAAGGTGAGCCTTCAGCCATAAATGTCAATGTGGAGGAGGTGTTAGCTGTGAGAGGTCTGTCATGGTCCACACCTAGGACCCTCCTTAGGGAGGTGAAGAACCTCAGAAGTAATAGTAAGCAGTGTCAGCTAATTTTAAATATCTTCAAAATAAtgtgattattttaatttttattgtacaaCATTTGATCTATTTTCATAACATCACTACAGAGTCGctaggatgatgatgatgatgatgatgatattattattattatcatgataAATATTATAAGGTATCACATTTTAACATTCTCATTCTGTTTAAtgtcattcttacttttaattgtCAGTACACTGGCAACCCATTCAGGGTTGGTTGTTGCCTCACACGtgatgcacattattattattattattatacagaagTTTATTCTTGGATTTCATTAATTCAattaggaaataataataataatctaatcCCAGACATATACtaataatataacaataaccTAATCTCAGaggaataatattaataataataataatctcagaTTTGATTAATGCAATTAGGGTTgcaggaatggttaataataatcatcatcatcattctaaTCTCAGACATATAATAACAGTTTAGAAATATTCCCAGATTTTATTAATTCAATTAGGGttgcacaaataataataataataataataataataataataataataataataataataataatctagtaTTTTCATATTTGATTAATTAAATTTGGGCtgcagaagtaataataataataacatcgaatgtataattataatattgtCATATTTGCTTGATTCAGTTAAggtttattgataataataataataataataataataataataataataataataataatctaaccCTCGGACGTATAATGCTAATAATAATGTCCCATCACGTTTTCAGATTGATCCACTTCGGGTTGCCGCTCTAATGTCATTCGCACTCACAgctgttcttgtttttttgtgcCCTATTCTTTCCGGGTTTGCTTTTTCCTGCCGTTCAGCTCTTTAGCCTCCTGCTGTtctctagcggcctgggggtgcacAAGTGGGTCCCTTGCCCAGCTCCCGTCTGCACAGTTGGCACCTTCTCTCAGTGATTTTTCTCCTTGGCGCACTCTTCATTTTAGCGATGTGCATGTGAGGCTACTCCATGACGATAATCTGCCCTGCATGCGGTCGTGTGCCGTGTAGGGAatcggcgcaaggcaggaacaaactctggacaggacgccagtccttCGCaacctttcatatatatatatatatatatatttcatagtGTGTCTGAGTATATTTCTAGCTAGAACCAACCTCGGAAGGCGCACTATTTGCAGTACTTGCCGATGAGCTG is a genomic window containing:
- the rcvrn2 gene encoding recoverin 2, whose product is MGNSKSGAISKEILEDLKMSTKYSEQELTQWYDMFRKQCPDGRISRAEFEKIYEKFFPNSDAKTYAQHVFRSFDANGDGTLDFREYIIALHLTSSGKTALKLEWAFSLFDVDRNGYISKNEVLEITKAIFKLIPEDDHDLLPDDENTPEKRADKLWGYFGKGENDKLAEGEFISGVMENDNALRLIQYEPMKK